ATCTCATAAAAAAGACACATTACCAACTCCCTGAAacattctagcatttctctcacgCCAAATTCCATAAACTGTTGCTGCAAACATCATTTTAGCTACTAGGCTGCGAAGGGATTTACCTTTGAAACTAATGGCCAATCCACAGGAGGGTTTCCACCCAAaggaatatataattaaattttacatgaaAATAGGGTAATGACTTGTACTATTCAAAGCTATATAAAAGCTTTGACGAGTCCTATTCACATTACCAGTGTACAGGAATTGTTCTTACGACTAGAAGATCTAAACTTCTTTCCCTaacccttattttcttttcGCCTTAAACATACAGATTGATTATCATTTTCGTTCTCTTTTGTTTGTGCTTATATTTGTTGAATGGATCAAAATGAAATCTCACCCTAATTAATCAGGGATTCAGGGGACAGAAATGGAGCCCTACTCTGTTTGTTCCACCCATACCAAATCACTCCATCTAAACAATTTGTTAAAGAATTTCCTGACAGTAAAGGGGGCTTATAAGACAAACTTTGTAGTTTCCACCTCAGTGTGAAGGCCTTCTTGAATTAGTGCCTTAATGTCTGCACCTCAATAGTCTATACTAACATGCAAGGAGGGTGCAAATACctcaggaaaaaataaaatgaaaaaaattaatttacaatCAAGTAGATCTAAAATTGCATAATCACATATTATGCCTGGAATTGAACAATACAAAGTTTGTAAATTTacccaaaggaaaaaaaaaaaaaaaaaaaaaaaaaaaatcgattctCACCTACCCTCTTTGATAATCTCATCGAGCATGGGTTTAGAAACATTTGCTGGTGAATTCTCTGCATCACCCATTATGCTTGTACTTGCTAATGAGTTGAAATTGCTAGCATGGATTGCAACATCACTCATTAAGCTGCTTTCATCATCAAATTTCCAGTCAGTCAAATATCCGGGCCTTGAAGTTACAGAGCTCACTTCAATATCTCCCGACAGCATTGCCACCACACGCGACATTGATGGCCGTAACGTTGGGGATGCTTGTGTGCACAAAAGAGATACTCCTATCATGCGCTTTACTTCTTCCTCATTGAACGTTGATAATGTAGAGTCTATAAGACCGACTTCACAGTTGCTTTCATGTAAATGCCAAGCCTGAGAAGGATATGTGTTATCAGGCTTCAGAATATAGTACAAAAATGGTGGTGGCGAGTATTCCAATTGTTACAATGAGGAATATGCTACTGTAAAGGTGGTGGATGTGAGCAGTCCAATTGTTTCAATGAGTCTTAACGGTTCAGAATTTAGTATAAACCTGTCGGAAGTGAGTATTCTAATTGTTTCAAGGAGGCAACTATATTTTGCAGAAGATCTAGATAAATCCAGTCAATTTTCGTAACTCTTCCTCAGGCTCATTTTGTAATTCTACAAAGTCACTCTGTTTTAAGCACTCTTATGTAAAATGTGCTGTGCCATATGGATAACCGACACATCCAGATTGACATTTCACCATCAATGAAGTTTAGTGTACACTTCATAAATCGGGATCATCACAAAGTAAAATAGAACTTATGTCTTAtcttgaatttcaaaaataacTTCGACAAAGGCCATTTCAAAGTGTGAGTCACAAAAGTACGGTCTTACTGGGGGAGATTTGCCTACGGAGACTCATTTCATTTCCTGCTAAGTATGCTACTGGACTCATTTTTGGATGCTCTGTATAAGCAGGTAAAATTATTCTGCTGCCTTAAGACATCCAGAATTTCCTCCTAATATGATCAAAGTTTTAATCTTGTTTTAATCAAAGTATGGATGGTCATGACTGTTTTAACCTGGAACCCATAGCTACAGAAAGATAAATGCTACTGGAACTTTTCGAAGTGGACTGAAAAATCCATCTCATTAGAAGACAGGTAACAATGGAAACATGGAGCACAAAAATATTGTTCGTACCCATTCAAGAAGAtatactttctcttcttccaagCTTGAGTCAGCATTTGGCCTCCCGCTAACAATTTCTAGAGCCACAACACCAAAGGCAAACACATCAGCCTTCTCCGTAAGGTGCCCACGCATGGCGTACTCCGGTGCAAGATACCCACTACATCAGTAATAATCATATGCAAAAATTAGTACAAGATAGCttataaaaaagacaaaataaaggaTTATATAGTTCAGAAAGACAAGGTGCCCAACTAAGCCTTCATGATCTTACATAGTTCCTGCAACACGGGTGCTTATGTGGGTCTTTTTATCGTCGTAAAGCTTGGCCAAGCCAAAGTCTGATATTTTGGGGATGAGATCAGAGTCAAGCAGGATATTACTGGCCTTCACATCTCTGTGTACAATTCGAAGTCGTGACTCCTCATGAAGATATGCTAAACCTCTTGCTACACCCAAGCATATATCAAAACGTGTTGACCAGTCGAGATTCAAACTTCTTTTACCTGCCTCATGCAAGCATATAAAACTTAATCTGCTTAATACATAACACATACATACacaaataaacacacacacttgcatatatatatatatatagagagagagagagagagagagagagagagcaagtgCAAAGACGCATTCACATACCAAATAACGCTTGATCAAGACTTCTATTCTCTAGATACTCATAAACAAGTAGTCGTTGATCTCCCTCAATGCAACATCCGTACAATTTCACAAGGTTGCGGTGTTGCACAGCAGATATAGTAGCAATCTCCGTTATGAACTGGTTCTTTCCTTGGTGTGATACTACAGATAGTTGCTTCACAGCAATTACTCTCCCATCAAGCAGTGTTCCCTATTTAGTACAAagtgtcagaaaaaaaaaaaaaaaaaaaaatgtgacagaaaatatttttaaaaacaattagtCATCTACAGGGATGATTTTGATCTATCAATGTAAATAGAAAATGATAGTCTGGCTGAGTAGGGTGGATGgcttaaataaatttaatttacacAACTTAAACTTTACACCAtccatgaaaaaaataaaattgctgaaATCATCAgttcaaaattttactttttatatatatatatatatatatatatatatatatatgcaatccTTCACTCTCTataaacttcttttctttttttttttcttctgttaatcactaatttttaatagaaatttctAGCCAATTGAGATATAATGGACCTAATTTCACCATAGAATGCTTTCTTCTTTTAGTATACTGAATGTAAAGAACAAGTTGCATTGAAGAGTCCTAATTCCAAGGTAGCCCTAAAAGAGGAATAAAAACCATAATTTTGAGTATGTGTAACCAGaccacgaaaaaaaaaagtgtaaggATTATAATATGGCAACTTATACAAGTTTGAATTTGGGAAAGTGGCGTGAATCagaaaataactacaaaatatgtttcttctttcttcatttgatTAAGAACTTTGAATATCTTTCAACTTTAACTAAGGTCAAAAGATAACCATAATAGAAAATGCAAGTGTATTAGAACTGGtagaagaaatagaaaaggGTTATGGATATCACAGGACAGGGAACTCCAGCAATTGAGGATCCCTCTTATCCTTGCCCCCTCCTCTTTGGGCAAGGAAGTCCCCCTCACAATGCCTCTATTATTACCCAGGCCCTTTCTTTGTGAAAGGAATAACAGAGAATCCGGATCCAGACATCATATTATGAATCTTTAAGTATTTTTGTTTCACTTCTACAACAATTGCAATTGTCAGCATCTTGCCAATCATAAGCACAAGATACCATGGTAAGGAGTGCATGCAAtttcacccaaaaaagaaagaaaggcaggaaacataaataaaagaaaagaaaagaaatcgtGGAAAGGTGATGTTGCGAGTTTTGCTTCATTACTTCTTGGAAATTGCAATAGATATATAACAGCTCTAGAGTTATATCAGATAGTCAACTAAATTTTTGTCCACTAACATAGGTTCAGCCACTTTTTGTCCTTGATTAGAATAAGGACTTACCTTAAAGACAGGTCCAAATCCTCCCTCTCCAAGCTTGTTAGCAGGACTAAATTCTTCTGTAGCTGTCTTTAGTTCAGCGTAGCTGAAAGTGAATGTTTTAACATCTATTCCCAAGAGCTCTGCATTTTCAACATAAACACAGGTTGATCTGCTTATCAATTTGCTTCAGTGGTTTGTGAGTGAAAATGCGGTATAGTTTTACATGTTAAATTGAGGATGTCTCCTTTTGTTAAGAAATAATCATCAATGTGTTTTAGTCCAAAATGTTGTTGCACTGAAGATCGGAGATTCAGTAGcaagaatatatatagaaagttgTCTATAGAATGGGGTTTTATCAGCGAAGTAACTTACATTTTACCCTACTCTTTGCTGTTGTTTATGTGTGTGTCTGTATTATTTAGCAGACATATAGAAGAGGTTTTGGTAAAATTGCCTTGACGTAGCTGTTGTCATAAACATGATATGATACACTGCAATTTCTACTTAACACAATTTCTACCtcactaataaataaataatatagacTCACACATAAGCAAAAGTTGCATATTTCTAATATGTAgactaaaaaatgaatgaacTTTGACAACTAGAATAGACATACAATATGACTTTTGACTTACCCGCATCATCACTGGTTGGAAGCTGTTTTCTTCTTCGAACAATAtagaaaaccacaaaaacagaCAGAAAGCTTAAAACTCCAGCACCAACAACAACACCTACGATCAGACCAGTCCTATTATTCTTCTTGCTGCTTGGAAGTTTGTTATCACCTGTGGGTGTAAAGTCTACACAAAAGCAAGGCCATCAACAGCATGTTCTTAATCTTCTGAATTGCAACTACAATTTTTGCACTATATTACCTGGGGTAGCACTGATGGCTGAAATAGAAGGTCCATAAGTTCCTTGACGAGGTATGCAGCAGGTTCCTTTTCCAGCCCAAAAGAGATGGATTTCAAGGTAGTTTTCTGATACCTGGACCTGAAATTCCTTCTGAACGGGTTGCAAAGAGACTCCACCAGCCTCCTTTCGTATGTCAAAATCCTTTAATAAACGATTCCCCTGGAATAAACAGAGTCAAACCtttaaacaaaaacacaaatgaCGCCAATATCCATCATATCCAAGGTAACTTCTTGATTGATGTATAAGACcgtcaataaatttgttaagaaacacttttttttttttttttttttttttttttctgttttggttgaGAGTTATCCATCATGATCTCTTAAAATTGGCATTCTACTAATAAATTTTCTTAACTATTGATGAGGATTTTGTTGTATCAGTATATATCACTTATCATTTATCATCTTAttatttatcataaaaattaataaaatagaatcaccaaaatttaattaaaaaataatggttGAGATTTTGAATAAATCTACTCCATACAATATgttaagaattttaaaaatctttgtCCAAGAAATATAGACTCACATGGATTGTTGCGTGTTTCAGTCTTTTTGAGACCATCATAATCCCCGATCAAGATGTACGATTATTATCATTCTACACAATCTATCTTAtctgtttatttgttttattttattttttatttttttttaaatcatgcttattgaaagaaaaataatatacattggGTTGAAAGAACTTAGAAGGTAATGAAAAATCATTTCCAAAGAGAACACTTTGATCTAAAACAATTCAATAATATGATCCAGACCTGCATATAAATATCAAAGACACGCCTCCCAAGACTTTGCCAGGTGGATGTATCTGGAAAATCTGTTTCTACAAACTGGAGCCTTACAGTGTAGTTCCCGTTCTGAAGCCCCAAGCCATAGTACCTTAATGATGAAGCAGAGAGTCTAGCTGTCTGAAACAGCTCTGAGTCTATACTTGGGAATTGAGATAACAAAGTCCTTGTGTACTGGGGATCATTGCTCCCACTGAAATATCCTACATTGCTAACAGCCCACCTGTCTGTGTTGGTCACATAATATGTGGCTGGACCAAGTGTCTCGTTATCCCTCTCATAGACAATACCACTAGAAGATGTAATCTGAGGACCACCACACTTAATGCTAAAGTTATAATCTGAAATCCAATACAAAAGAAGCACATAATCAATGTGTAAGCTCAGAACAGGTGATTAAATTGTACAAGGTTGGATCATGTATGTGGGAAAACGTGTTTAATGACTTGTATTCTATACTTGTATAGTtagctattttaggaaattatgtAACAGCCTGTATTCCTTGAATTAGGCTGATTTGGTTAGTGTCCTATTATATCCCATAAATCATGGGATTTGAAATAACTTacttagttttccttttctgctgctagggttgatgtatatagctaacgttttgtgtattattcaaatcaatgaaGAATCAGTTTCTGTCTTTCTCAGTTTctgtcatggtatcagagctttagGCTCTTTTCTGGATTAAAACCTTTTCACACAGGCCTTCATTGCCAAGATCATACTGCTGTTTTTTTTGTACTCTGTTTTACCctgttttttggttcaaaaacaGAGTATTTTTGCACGTTTCTGTTTAGCCTTCATTGCTGAAATTTCTTAGAGCAGTTTCTGTTCTTAGTTCTACCTTTGCCGGCCTTCATTGCTGGTGGTTTCTGTTTCGAGTGATCAGCCTTAATCGCCAAGAGATCATTGTTCGTGAAGAATGTCGGAGGCTGCAAAGACGACCGCTACAGCACAATCGGAGGAGATTGTTCGATCCCAACAACCCGGGGAATTGCAAAATATCCAGGCAGCATATAGGCTGGATGGAAAAAACTACCTCAAATGGTCTCAACTTGTCCGCACCGTGCtgaagggaaagggaaagatcAGCCATCTCATGGGTACGGGGCCGAAACCAAGGGATCCTCGTTTTGAAGCATGGGATGAAGAAGATTCCATGATTATGGCGTGGCTGTGGAATTCTATGATTCCTGAGATTAGTGACACATGTATGTTCTTGGCTACTGCCAAGGATATTTGGGATGCGATTCAACAAACATACTCAAAAGCTAGAGATGCGGCTCAAGTATATGAGGTGAAGGTGAAGACGATTGCAGCAAAACAAGGGAGTAAATCTGTTACTGAATATGCCAACCAATTGAAATCTTTGTGGCAAGAACTTGATCATTATAGAGTGATAAAAACCAAGTGTCCTGAAGATGCCGCTGTTCTAAAGGATTTCATCGAGCAAGATAGAGtctatgattttcttgttggaCTTAATCCAGAATTTGATCAAGTGAGGATTCAAATTCTCGGCAAGCAGGAAGTTCCGTGTTTTAATGAGGTGGTGGCACTGATTCGAGGTGAGGAAAGTAGAAGAGGTCTGATGCTTGAACCACAGAACACGGACAGCTCGGCTATGGTGGCTAGTGGTGGCAATAATTCAGTCACAAATATGGAACGAGCACtagtttttgaaaatgggaGACTTGGTCAGTCAAAGGCCCAGAACCGTGATTACAAGGACAACTTGTGGTGCACTTATTGTAAGAAGGCACGCCATACTCGTGAACGGTGTTGGAAACTTCATGGAAAACCGCCAAGTCGAGAGTGGGGACAAAAAGGAGAGCAGCCAAGGAGCAATGGTCATGCCCATGTTGCTGCAGTACAACAAAATGAAGCAGCACCACAGGAGTTAGGCAGTCTCAACCAAGAAGAGGTCGAGAGGGTGAGATCTCTTATTGGCAATCTTGACAAACCTTCAGGTACTTGCTCATTGGCATATTCAGGTGCGTTTCCTACCTCTATTGGATTAAATGTCTCGGGTGAAACCTTTGCCAACTCCTGGGTCATGGACTCGGGAGCTACCGACCATATGACCCACTCACCGAATggttttttcacatattttccATGCCCAAGTAGTAGAAAAATAGCCACAGCCGATGGTTCCTTGACCACTGTAGCAGGTGTAGGAGATGTCAAAATAGACCCATcactgattttaaaaaatgttctcCATGTTCCTAAATTATCCACAAACCTTGTCTCTATTCAAAAACTCACTCAAGATTTACGTTGCAATGTGGTTTTTCATCATAGTTATTGTGTATTTCAGGACGAGGATTCGGGGAGGATGATTGGACATGCTAGAGAACGGGATGGGCTCTACTACCTTGAAGCACCGAGTCAGTCAAGCATTACCAAAGGCAAATTATCTCACTCTTTTGTTTCTGAGCATTTTTCGTCCAATAAAGATAAAGTTTGGCTTCACCATCGCCGACTTGGACATCCGTCATTTAGAGTCATTCAAATTctgtttccttctttatttAAAGGTTTAAATGTTGAGAATTTTCATTGTGAAGTGTGTGAACTTGCTAAACACAAACGTGTAT
This genomic interval from Corylus avellana chromosome ca3, CavTom2PMs-1.0 contains the following:
- the LOC132176698 gene encoding uncharacterized protein LOC132176698 isoform X2; the protein is MSEAAKTTATAQSEEIVRSQQPGELQNIQAAYRLDGKNYLKWSQLVRTVLKGKGKISHLMGTGPKPRDPRFEAWDEEDSMIMAWLWNSMIPEISDTCMFLATAKDIWDAIQQTYSKARDAAQVYEVKVKTIAAKQGSKSVTEYANQLKSLWQELDHYRVIKTKCPEDAAVLKDFIEQDRVYDFLVGLNPEFDQVRIQILGKQEVPCFNEVVALIRGEESRRGLMLEPQNTDSSAMVASGGNNSVTNMERALVFENGRLGQSKAQNRDYKDNLWCTYCKKARHTRERCWKLHGKPPSREWGQKGEQPRSNGHAHVAAVQQNEAAPQELGSLNQEEVERVRSLIGNLDKPSGRGFGEDDWTC
- the LOC132176698 gene encoding uncharacterized protein LOC132176698 isoform X1, with translation MSEAAKTTATAQSEEIVRSQQPGELQNIQAAYRLDGKNYLKWSQLVRTVLKGKGKISHLMGTGPKPRDPRFEAWDEEDSMIMAWLWNSMIPEISDTCMFLATAKDIWDAIQQTYSKARDAAQVYEVKVKTIAAKQGSKSVTEYANQLKSLWQELDHYRVIKTKCPEDAAVLKDFIEQDRVYDFLVGLNPEFDQVRIQILGKQEVPCFNEVVALIRGEESRRGLMLEPQNTDSSAMVASGGNNSVTNMERALVFENGRLGQSKAQNRDYKDNLWCTYCKKARHTRERCWKLHGKPPSREWGQKGEQPRSNGHAHVAAVQQNEAAPQELGSLNQEEVERVRSLIGNLDKPSGTCSLAYSGRGFGEDDWTC
- the LOC132174028 gene encoding probable LRR receptor-like serine/threonine-protein kinase At1g56140; its protein translation is SPVLSLHIDYVLLLYWISDYNFSIKCGGPQITSSSGIVYERDNETLGPATYYVTNTDRWAVSNVGYFSGSNDPQYTRTLLSQFPSIDSELFQTARLSASSLRYYGLGLQNGNYTVRLQFVETDFPDTSTWQSLGRRVFDIYMQGNRLLKDFDIRKEAGGVSLQPVQKEFQVQVSENYLEIHLFWAGKGTCCIPRQGTYGPSISAISATPDFTPTGDNKLPSSKKNNRTGLIVGVVVGAGVLSFLSVFVVFYIVRRRKQLPTSDDAELLGIDVKTFTFSYAELKTATEEFSPANKLGEGGFGPVFKGTLLDGRVIAVKQLSVVSHQGKNQFITEIATISAVQHRNLVKLYGCCIEGDQRLLVYEYLENRSLDQALFGKRSLNLDWSTRFDICLGVARGLAYLHEESRLRIVHRDVKASNILLDSDLIPKISDFGLAKLYDDKKTHISTRVAGTIGYLAPEYAMRGHLTEKADVFAFGVVALEIVSGRPNADSSLEEEKVYLLEWAWHLHESNCEVGLIDSTLSTFNEEEVKRMIGVSLLCTQASPTLRPSMSRVVAMLSGDIEVSSVTSRPGYLTDWKFDDESSLMSDVAIHASNFNSLASTSIMGDAENSPANVSKPMLDEIIKEGR